A single genomic interval of Candidatus Hydrogenedentota bacterium harbors:
- the rhaD gene encoding rhamnulose-1-phosphate aldolase has protein sequence MSKDAPVFIQEIIKTSSDMWQKGWAEANGGNISLRLKPEKMGNAPELRPKSEWFTLEKALPGLAGEKFLVSGTGKFLRNISLFPEKNVGVVELDGAGARYRLLWGFEPDGRPTSELEAHLRTHEAVKEASNDVMHAVIHTHAPHLIALSYALELTTETLTKLLWQSHAECVVGFPGGIEFIPWMMAGSPEIAEATATALRVRPLAVWQFHGVFGTGRNLDAAFGIIDMADKAAQIYLMARSTGRIACTLNTDQVRRIAANFKVVPDAAALAADTSAFFA, from the coding sequence ATGAGCAAAGACGCGCCGGTGTTCATCCAGGAAATCATCAAGACCAGTTCGGACATGTGGCAGAAGGGCTGGGCCGAGGCGAACGGCGGCAACATCAGCCTGCGCCTCAAGCCGGAGAAGATGGGCAACGCCCCGGAACTGCGCCCGAAATCGGAGTGGTTCACGCTGGAGAAGGCGCTGCCTGGGCTGGCGGGGGAGAAATTCCTGGTCAGCGGCACGGGCAAGTTTCTGCGCAACATTTCCCTGTTCCCCGAGAAGAATGTCGGGGTGGTGGAGTTGGACGGCGCGGGCGCGCGCTACCGCCTGCTGTGGGGCTTCGAACCGGACGGCCGCCCCACGTCTGAACTCGAGGCGCACCTGCGCACGCATGAGGCGGTGAAGGAGGCGTCAAACGACGTGATGCACGCGGTGATCCACACCCATGCCCCCCACCTGATCGCCCTCTCCTACGCCCTCGAACTGACCACGGAGACCCTGACGAAACTGCTCTGGCAGTCCCACGCGGAGTGCGTGGTCGGTTTCCCCGGCGGCATCGAGTTCATCCCATGGATGATGGCGGGTTCCCCGGAAATCGCCGAGGCCACCGCCACCGCCCTGCGCGTCCGCCCGCTCGCGGTGTGGCAGTTCCACGGCGTTTTCGGCACGGGACGCAACCTCGACGCGGCATTCGGCATCATTGACATGGCGGACAAGGCCGCGCAGATTTACCTGATGGCCCGCTCGACGGGCAGGATCGCCTGCACCCTGAACACGGACCAGGTGCGGCGCATCGCGGCGAATTTCAAGGTGGTCCCGGACGCGGCGGCCCTCGCGGCGGACACCTCGGCCTTCTTCGCCTGA
- a CDS encoding translation initiation factor encodes MKEKKERLDTSGPAAPLTFSPFAGAFGGVAVPEGDSAGTPALKPEQGVHAFQIARTKKGGYAVSVERRAGGKSVTILRNVSGDTHALLALLKKHCAAGGRASEDTVEIQGEHTEKICSFLRGRGL; translated from the coding sequence ATGAAAGAGAAGAAAGAGCGCCTGGACACGTCAGGCCCGGCGGCGCCGCTGACCTTTTCGCCCTTCGCCGGGGCGTTTGGCGGAGTGGCTGTGCCGGAAGGGGACTCGGCCGGAACCCCGGCGTTGAAACCGGAGCAGGGCGTCCACGCCTTCCAGATTGCGCGCACGAAAAAGGGCGGCTACGCTGTGAGCGTTGAGCGGCGCGCCGGGGGGAAGTCCGTCACCATCCTCCGCAACGTTTCCGGCGACACCCACGCGCTGCTGGCCCTGCTTAAAAAACACTGCGCGGCGGGCGGCAGGGCCTCGGAGGACACCGTGGAAATCCAAGGCGAGCACACGGAGAAGATTTGTTCTTTTCTGCGGGGCCGGGGACTGTGA
- a CDS encoding alpha-L-fucosidase: protein MNTGRFLIVLALLSGGPAALFAAEQAAPADPESLAKWQDMRFGMFIHWGPVSIKGTEIGWSRGREVPAAEYDQLPAQFNPVLFDAKEWVALAKETGMRYVTITSKHHDGFCIWDSEFTDFDMSATPFKRDILRELSDACRDAGLAFSTYHSILDWYQPDYNTIDAQGGPGYALPEGQTPSMDRYQEYLHNQLREIVTKYGPLQSMWFDGEWESPWTKERGWELLRFCRELDPKMLVNNRVGKGRQGMEGVTKEGFAPGDYDTPEQQVGAFNIDRPWETCMTICNQWAWKPEDRLKSLKECIDILVQTAGGGGNLLLNVGPMPDGRIEPRQVERLREIGAWMKTNGDTIYGTDGGPFRPGKWGCATHKGNTVFLHILKWPEKALVLPDPGQKVLSAAYRDGTKAKFKQNADGVTISLDKKQLDPLDTIVVLTLEPK from the coding sequence ATGAACACGGGGCGTTTTCTCATCGTCTTGGCGCTGTTGTCCGGAGGCCCCGCCGCGCTTTTTGCGGCGGAACAGGCCGCCCCGGCGGACCCGGAAAGCCTCGCAAAGTGGCAGGACATGCGCTTCGGCATGTTCATCCACTGGGGGCCGGTCTCCATCAAGGGCACCGAAATCGGCTGGTCGCGCGGCAGGGAGGTGCCCGCCGCCGAGTATGACCAACTCCCCGCGCAGTTCAACCCGGTCCTCTTTGACGCGAAGGAGTGGGTGGCGCTGGCCAAAGAGACAGGCATGCGCTACGTGACCATCACCTCGAAGCACCACGACGGCTTCTGCATCTGGGACTCGGAGTTCACGGATTTCGACATGTCGGCCACGCCGTTCAAGCGGGACATCCTCCGCGAGCTGTCCGACGCGTGCCGGGACGCGGGCCTGGCCTTCAGCACCTACCACTCGATCCTCGACTGGTACCAGCCGGACTACAACACCATTGACGCGCAGGGCGGGCCGGGCTATGCCCTGCCGGAGGGCCAGACGCCCAGCATGGACCGCTATCAGGAGTACCTGCACAACCAGCTCCGCGAGATCGTGACGAAGTACGGCCCGCTCCAGAGCATGTGGTTTGACGGGGAGTGGGAAAGCCCCTGGACAAAAGAGCGCGGCTGGGAACTCTTGCGCTTCTGCCGGGAACTGGACCCGAAAATGCTCGTGAACAACCGCGTGGGCAAGGGCCGCCAGGGCATGGAGGGCGTCACGAAGGAGGGCTTCGCCCCCGGCGACTACGACACGCCGGAGCAGCAGGTGGGCGCGTTCAACATTGACCGGCCCTGGGAAACGTGCATGACCATCTGCAACCAGTGGGCGTGGAAGCCGGAGGACCGGCTGAAGTCGCTCAAGGAGTGCATTGACATTCTGGTGCAGACGGCGGGCGGCGGCGGCAACCTCCTGCTGAATGTCGGGCCCATGCCCGACGGGCGCATCGAGCCGCGCCAGGTGGAACGGCTCCGGGAAATCGGCGCGTGGATGAAGACCAACGGCGACACCATCTACGGCACGGACGGCGGGCCGTTCCGGCCCGGAAAATGGGGCTGCGCCACCCACAAGGGGAACACGGTCTTCTTGCACATCCTCAAGTGGCCCGAAAAGGCGCTTGTCCTGCCGGACCCCGGACAAAAAGTGCTCTCCGCGGCCTACAGGGACGGCACAAAGGCCAAGTTCAAACAGAACGCCGACGGGGTGACCATTTCCCTGGACAAAAAACAGCTTGACCCGCTGGACACCATCGTGGTGCTGACGCTGGAGCCAAAGTAA
- the ettA gene encoding energy-dependent translational throttle protein EttA, with protein sequence MADQFIFTMLGLGKFYGQKQVLKDINLCFYPGAKIGIVGENGSGKSTVLRIMAGLDTDFHGRAEITRGYRAGLVPQEPVLEPDRTVREIIEAAFAETKALLDEFNDVSMRMAEITDDDEMQKAMDRMGELQDKLDAADAWNLDQLLAQASEALCLPDDDRLAGTLSGGEKRRVALCRALLEKPDLLLLDEPTNHLDAETVDWLETQLRDYPGTVIIVTHDRYFLDNVTKWILELEGGHGIPWEGNYSSWLEQKLGSLAEQEKKGSTRGRALQHELDWIRMGNKARRELSRARLGQYEQLLARESASAKGDQAVVQIAPGPPLGDQVIEFQGVTKGYGGTPLFEGLEFIVPKAAIVGVIGPNGTGKTTMLRMLVGREAPDAGAVKVGASVKFSYVDQERSALRNDVSLLEEVGNGLDEIELGRQRVPIRKYLAQFGFRGADQQKMAGQLSGGERNRCNLAKLLKDGGNVLLLDEPTNDLDVNTLRLLEEALLNFSGCAMVISHDRFFLDRICTHLLVFEGGGQVRWFQGNYQEYEEWRLRETGTRLFENRRARYRKIVKG encoded by the coding sequence AATCCACCGTGCTGCGCATCATGGCGGGGCTGGACACGGACTTCCACGGGCGCGCGGAAATCACCCGGGGATACCGGGCGGGCCTGGTGCCGCAGGAGCCCGTGCTGGAGCCGGACAGGACGGTCCGCGAGATCATCGAGGCGGCCTTCGCGGAGACCAAGGCGCTGCTGGACGAGTTCAACGACGTGTCCATGCGGATGGCGGAAATCACGGACGACGACGAGATGCAGAAGGCCATGGACCGCATGGGCGAACTGCAGGACAAGCTGGACGCGGCGGACGCCTGGAACCTGGACCAACTGCTGGCCCAGGCCAGCGAGGCGCTGTGCCTGCCGGACGACGACCGCCTGGCGGGCACGCTCAGCGGGGGCGAAAAGCGGCGCGTGGCCCTGTGCCGGGCACTGCTGGAGAAGCCCGATCTGCTCCTGCTCGACGAGCCGACGAACCATCTGGACGCGGAGACGGTGGACTGGCTGGAGACGCAGCTCCGGGACTATCCGGGCACGGTCATCATCGTCACGCACGACCGCTATTTCCTGGACAACGTCACAAAGTGGATTCTGGAGCTGGAGGGCGGCCACGGCATCCCCTGGGAGGGCAACTACTCGTCCTGGCTGGAGCAGAAGCTGGGCTCGCTGGCGGAGCAGGAGAAAAAGGGCTCCACGCGCGGGCGCGCCCTCCAGCACGAACTGGACTGGATTCGCATGGGGAACAAGGCCCGCCGCGAGTTGAGCCGCGCGCGCCTGGGACAGTACGAGCAGCTCCTTGCGCGGGAGAGCGCCTCCGCCAAGGGCGACCAGGCGGTGGTGCAGATCGCCCCCGGCCCGCCCCTCGGCGACCAGGTCATCGAGTTCCAGGGGGTCACCAAGGGCTACGGCGGAACGCCGCTTTTCGAAGGCCTGGAATTTATCGTGCCCAAGGCGGCCATCGTGGGGGTCATCGGGCCGAACGGCACGGGCAAGACCACCATGCTGCGGATGCTGGTGGGGCGGGAGGCGCCCGACGCGGGCGCGGTGAAGGTGGGCGCGTCGGTGAAGTTCTCCTATGTGGACCAGGAGCGCTCGGCCCTGCGGAACGATGTCAGCCTGCTGGAGGAGGTGGGCAACGGCCTGGACGAGATCGAGCTGGGCCGCCAGCGCGTGCCCATCCGGAAGTACCTCGCCCAGTTCGGGTTCCGGGGCGCGGACCAGCAGAAGATGGCCGGGCAGCTCTCGGGCGGCGAGCGCAACCGCTGCAACCTCGCCAAACTGCTCAAGGACGGCGGCAACGTGCTGCTGCTGGACGAGCCGACGAACGACCTGGACGTGAACACGCTGCGCCTGCTGGAGGAGGCCCTGCTCAACTTCAGCGGCTGCGCGATGGTCATCAGCCACGACCGCTTCTTCCTGGACCGCATCTGCACGCACCTGCTGGTCTTCGAGGGGGGCGGACAGGTCCGCTGGTTCCAGGGGAACTACCAGGAGTACGAGGAATGGCGCCTGCGCGAGACCGGCACGCGCCTCTTTGAAAACCGCCGCGCCCGCTACCGGAAAATCGTGAAGGGCTGA